One part of the Triplophysa rosa linkage group LG5, Trosa_1v2, whole genome shotgun sequence genome encodes these proteins:
- the LOC130554445 gene encoding leptin receptor gene-related protein, producing MMAGIKALVALSFSGALGLTFLLLGCALQQFGVYWPLFVLLFHILSPIPNLIARRHVDDTESTSACRELAYFLTTGIVVSAYGLPVVLARKGVIYWGACGLVMAGNSVIFLTIVGFFVLFGGGDDFSWEQW from the exons ATGATGGCAGGAATAAAAG CGCTTGTCGCGTTGTCCTTTAGTGGAGCCCTTGGACTGACATTTCTGCTTTTGGGATGTGCACTACAACAGTTCGG AGTTTATTGGCCACTGTTTGTCCTGCTCTTTCACATCTTATCACCTATTCCAAATTTAATAGCCAGGAGGCATGTGGATGACACAGAGTCGACCAGTGCCTGCAGGGAACTGGCTTACTTCTTGACCACTGGCATTGTGGTGTCAGCCTACGGATTACCTGTTGTGCTTGCAAGGAAAGGTGTT ATTTACTGGGGTGCCTGTGGCCTGGTAATGGCAggtaattctgtcatttttctgaCCATTGTTGGTTTCTTCGTGCTATTTGGAGGTGGTGATGACTTCAGCTGGGAACAGTGGTAA